A window from Culex pipiens pallens isolate TS chromosome 3, TS_CPP_V2, whole genome shotgun sequence encodes these proteins:
- the LOC120415945 gene encoding uncharacterized protein LOC120415945: MGSPLSSVVSDIVMEKLERKNINKLQQKNITLHVYKRYVDDCFVVGREEDITTVVDTFNSTYESLQFTLEREKDASIRFLDLTLTRAGRKIEKKWYPKQENGRYLDYLSESPRCHKRNTAIALVDRALMLTDPDKRPESIRIVKNILLTNNYPAWFISRTLKERVHFLYNSLEQERKRDERASSYASVAYIPHLSEKVGKALRKHGVVAAYKPNNKIKNTVFSKLKDKIPMMQQTNVVYSVPCGACADKVYIGQTSQKLEKRLKQHKDAVRTNNPSSGLAQHSLELGHVFDFSRASILEKVETERLRCTAEMLHIKMRGSGAVNLQRESASLSSSYNCLLKKIRETERATRSAVADQATQQEE; encoded by the coding sequence ATGGGGTCTCCTCTCTCTTCGGTAGTCTCCGACATTGTGATGGAAAAGCTCGAAcgaaaaaacatcaacaaactGCAGCAGAAAAACATCACTCTCCATGTGTACAAACGCTACGTCGACGACTGCTTTGTGGTAGGAAGAGAAGAAGACATCACCACCGTTGTTGATACCTTCAACTCAACGTACGAAAGCCTGCAGTTTACGTTGGAGAGAGAGAAAGACGCCTCCATTAGGTTCCTCGATCTCACGTTGACCAGAGCAGGACGAAAGATCGAGAAGAAGTGGTACCCCAAACAAGAGAACGGTCGCTACCTGGACTACCTCTCGGAGAGCCCAAGGTGTCACAAACGTAACACTGCTATCGCTCTGGTTGACCGGGCACTTATGCTAACCGATCCGGACAAGCGACCAGAGAGCATACGCATAGTAAAGAACATCCTACTGACCAACAACTACCCAGCTTGGTTCATCTCGCGCACTCTCAAGGAGAGGGTGCATTTTCTGTACAACTCTCTCGAGCAGGAGAGAAAAAGGGACGAGAGAGCGAGCTCATACGCATCAGTGGCGTATATCCCCCACCTCAGCGAGAAGGTTGGGAAAGCGCTACGCAAACACGGCGTTGTTGCTGCATACAAGCCAAACAACAAGATCAAGAACACAGTTTTCAGCAAATTGAAGGATAAAATCCCCATGATGCAGCAGACAAACGTCGTGTACAGCGTACCGTGCGGAGCCTGCGCCGACAAGGTGTACATCGGACAAACCTCGCAGAAGCTTGAGAAGAGGCTGAAACAACACAAGGACGCGGTCAGAACCAACAACCCCAGCTCTGGTCTCGCCCAGCACTCTTTGGAGTTAGGACATGTTTTCGACTTCTCCCGTGCGAGCATTTTGGAGAAGGTCGAAACAGAGAGACTGAGATGTACAGCAGAGATGTTACACATCAAAATGAGGGGCAGTGGAGCAGTCAACCTGCAGAGAGAGTCGGCGTCGCTCTCGTCGTCGTACAACTGCCTGCTCAAGAAGATACGCGAGACGGAAAGAGCGACGCGGTCAGCTGTAGCAGATCAGGCGACCCAGCAGGAGGAGTAG
- the LOC128093400 gene encoding uncharacterized protein LOC128093400, with protein sequence MALTENGKQSQYIINVSPDDEVIIHRGGANDRTSGHEPDQDQTPQDFVQQALRLRDQFKKTSSGAKASTPLPASSFVEYTTVKYDHFGPSRTPPSAAPVHHSKPVQVKAPPPTPPPPPQQAPAQSSAHQPPGNYRPKHMKPRPTKQPVNTVTPYNDLDLPEAEPTSPYRKEKPKDHHKSPKHTQVKQQDTAASSLYIQKVKPIEPVFTSYNTHHDTGSSFKEFQHLPLKDSHGSSSFASVQKVKSPTEVHSKHTPMYYQDDAEEYYEKKHKKHVSSEEIRHRPKHMKPRENYPKAEPENYPAYFQEKIRHTVERHPSKNHKESSSDDPFTKYHYEKPYESTKISNKYEHEASPSIETYRYQPPKSYPPEEMSKFKFHKEVTTTPEPYKPYQHVRSYVEEKPKRFEVPKEEIYRHQPSKHQYYEYSDDKLNAKEPIIKEESFRPIPSKIHSVEVVKPSQQEEVHHHHEILKVGPSHSPKYYEDPSPAPSYAKVTTYPTQGSSSYHRAQSTVDPYKFKPHPTPEISIVSHGFQKPSATNFPKYIPTKMPDFEESGVGYKKAYPSSDPISNYIPSSTQETFSGSSEYPKIFSMAPTTYSPKYPVSPTPDVFDFPHMSESPKSFAKYAEPTMSTKVYGTINPSEQPFKTLSTKIVMKPSPTEISYIHHKETPLQPLQNRTTNVEFKPSPAEDSNTEYYTNPEHTTYYVFANGTEVKIDNDPLKNPPEFRLNPGDTSYLDTNYTVKLAEEVAMKYNWDAVPSPTRDGEFLVGSESMQKDSKPVREYKKSKPIVYKKQPLKAIKTVTIYRNTHRSADETDMEGGFEPSDHYFQQKEIPQISDKKGEVTDDDEDFFFANGEVILQDDPSKASKKNAMYLPPGINNQGQMMIKLAQQQHQLQQMQQLHNQPQLQQHQQQQIQNQQQLQQHIQNQQQSQQQQRQQQQQMQQQIQQMQEQQVPDMDMSAEPSKKHQYFVLYHIEDNKKRPPPPPPTTQAPPTPPPIKQEIHYHYSESNKEDPEVTHEHFNYHHEETVEDLDDDVQHHYIKPNTNKFKYAPNIAHPSYNKYKDSHGSGSETTVRVVDPDTKNTRPVEITKQEYMRHVQNAVMKYMKQLQEAGQLPSLHDRDSDETQKTFEEVDIAALLQGNNAKHKFQLNPAPVKVNLPTNPSQYKPMKTVPSSSSYKTTASSMKIPKNTYSAGKPLKVAIESLQEQLGASVDLTVKGPKATVKPDLSAIDVGQSYLHGPTYEPNVPLKSSSHNFGTPSVVQIPAQKAKLHFNQQTYHDINSLTNVKESQNLKQSSPYSSIKGGTANVGASISFGGGKGHDDDHKLGPEAMDAPIQIINGIPVTNPYNIDINTLRYMLGGLAQAQAEQQQQPLKLQEPSLKIKGSNWLSLPTIASPAQIFSSNMPTFQHQPSEASNFKYSTNFDSSNFKIKAPSKIKDFKMKPLLGADTIGSTSMNYASWGEPIRQNRQVVPQQPHHHQQSQQQQQQQQQQIQHSHQSQTRPNREFNPEAFLQYPHGHFISPVMKKKNAPVENRKIPASKPAPLNRPKSATSLDTNLRPPPPG encoded by the exons ATGGCTTTAACAG AAAATGGTAAACAGTCCCAGTACATAATCAACGTCTCCCCGGATGATGAGGTCATCATCCACCGAGGGGGCGCGAACGACCGCACATCCGGCCACGAACCGGACCAGGACCAAACGCCGCAGGATTTCGTCCAGCAGGCACTTCGTCTTCGCGACCAATTCAAGAAGACAAGTTCGGGTGCGAAGGCGTCTACCCCGCTGCCGGCCAGTTCATTCGTGGAGTACACCACGGTCAAGTACGACCATTTCGGCCCAAGCAGAACGCCTCCGTCAGCTGCACCAGTTCACCACAGCAAACCTGTTCAGGTGAAGGCTCCTCCTccaacgccgccgccgccaccacaaCAAGCACCGGCACAATCTTCAGCACACCAGCCTCCAGGCAACTATCGGCCAAAGCACATGAAACCTCGACCAACCAAACAACCGGTGAACACGGTTACACCGTACAATGACCTTGACCTTCCCGAAGCCGAACCTACCAGCCCGTACCGCAAGGAGAAACCAAAGGACCACCACAAATCTCCAAAGCACACCCAGGTCAAGCAGCAAGATACGGCTGCTTCTTCGCTGTATAtccaaaaagtcaaaccaattgAACCCGTCTTTACCAGCTACAATACTCATCACGATACCGGTAGTAGCTTCAAAGAATTTCAACACCTACCTCTGAAGGACTCTCATGGATCCAGCTCGTTTGCAAGTGTTCAAAAAGTAAAATCACCAACAGAAGTTCACTCGAAGCATACACCAATGTACTACCAAGATGATGCTGAAGAATACTACGAGAAAAAGCACAAGAAACACGTTTCTTCCGAAGAAATCCGCCACAGACCAAAGCACATGAAACCACGTGAAAATTATCCCAAAGCTGAACCTGAAAACTATCCGGCATATTTCCAAGAAAAGATTCGGCACACTGTTGAACGGCATCCTTCGAAAAATCACAAGGAGTCCTCATCGGATGATCCTTTCACCAAGTACCACTACGAGAAACCTTATGAATCCACAAAGATATCAAACAAATATGAACACGAAGCTAGCCCTAGCATTGAAACCTATCGATACCAGCCACCAAAAAGCTACCCACCCGAAGAAATGAGCAAATTCAAGTTTCACAAAGAGGTCACGACAACACCAGAGCCTTACAAACCGTATCAACATGTTAGAAGTTATGTCGAAGAAAAACCAAAACGTTTTGAGGTTCCAAAAGAAGAAATTTATCGACACCAACCATCCAAGCATCAATACTACGAGTACTCTGATGACAAATTAAACGCAAAAGAACCCATAATAAAAGAAGAATCCTTTAGACCAATTCCTTCAAAGATCCATTCCGTTGAAGTGGTCAAACCATCGCAACAGGAAGAAGTTCATCACCATCACGAAATCCTGAAGGTGGGCCCATCTCATTCTCCTAAATATTACGAAGATCCATCCCCAGCTCCAAGCTATGCCAAGGTTACCACATATCCGACTCAAGGCAGCTCAAGCTACCATCGGGCTCAATCCACCGTCGATCCGTACAAGTTCAAGCCCCATCCTACGCCGGAAATTTCGATTGTTAGTCATGGTTTCCAGAAGCCGAGTGCAACCAATTTCCCCAAATATATTCCCACCAAGATGCCAGACTTTGAGGAATCTGGAGTGGGCTACAAAAAAGCGTACCCTTCTTCCGATCCAATCTCCAACTACATTCCTTCGTCCACTCAGGAAACTTTCAGTGGATCGTCCGAATATCCTAAGATATTTTCAATGGCACCAACCACGTACTCTCCAAAGTATCCCGTTTCCCCCACTCCAGATGTGTTTGATTTCCCCCATATGAGCGAATCACCAAAATCATTCGCCAAGTACGCGGAGCCAACCATGTCAACCAAGGTATACGGAACGATCAATCCGTCGGAACAACCTTTCAAGACTCTAAGTACGAAGATCGTCATGAAGCCATCACCTACCGAAATTTCTTACATCCATCACAAAGAAACACCGCTGCAGCCACTACAAAATCGTACGACTAACGTTGAATTCAAGCCATCCCCAGCTGAGGACTCCAATACCGAATACTACACCAATCCGGAGCACACAACGTACTATGTATTCGCTAACGGAACCGAAGTCAAGATTGATAATGATCCTTTGAAAAATCCCCCAGAGTTCCGCCTCAATCCGGGAGATACGTCATACTTGGACACAAACTACACCGTAAAGCTAGCCGAAGAAGTTGCGATGAAGTACAACTGGGATGCCGTTCCTTCGCCAACTCGCGATGGAGAGTTTCTGGTTGGATCGGAATCCATGCAAAAGGACTCAAAGCCTGTGAGGGAATACAAAAAGAGTAAGCCGATCGTTTACAAGAAACAACCATTGAAAGCCATCAAGACCGTAACCATTTACCGGAACACTCACCGTTCAGCTGACGAAACTGATATGGAGGGCGGATTTGAACCATCAGACCATTACTTCCAGCAGAAAGAGATTCCTCAGATAAGCGATAAGAAAGGTGAGGTAacggacgacgacgaggacttTTTCTTCGCCAATGGAGAAGTCATCCTTCAAGACGATCCCAGTAAGGCTTCGAAGAAGAATGCCATGTACCTTCCTCCGGGAATAAACAACCAAGGCCAAATGATGATTAAACTGGCTCAGCAGCAACACCAATTACAGCAAATGCAGCAACTACACAATCAGCCACAGTTACAGCAACATCAACAGCAACAAATACAGAATCAGCAGCAGTTACAACAACACATACAAAACCAGCAACAATCACAACAACAGCAgcgacagcagcagcaacagatgCAACAACAGATACAACAAATGCAAGAGCAACAGGTTCCCGACATGGACATGAGTGCCGAACCGTCCAAAAAGCATCAATACTTTGTACTGTATCATATCGAAGATAATAAGAAGAGACCACCCCCGCCACCACCAACTACCCAAGCTCCACCTACGCCACCACCAATCAAGCAAGAAATTCACTACCACTACAGCGAAAGCAACAAGGAAGATCCGGAGGTTACGCACGAGCATTTCAACTACCACCACGAGGAAACGGTCGAGGATTTGGATGACGACGTTCAGCACCACTACATCAAACCGAATACCAACAAGTTCAAGTATGCACCGAATATTGCCCACCCGTCGTACAACAAGTACAAGGACTCGCATGGCTCGGGCAGTGAAACCACCGTGCGGGTTGTCGATCCAGACACGAAGAATACAAGACCAGTGGAGATCACCAAGCAAGAGTACATGAGACACGTCCAGAATGCGGTCATGAAGTATATGAAGCAACTGCAAGAGGCAGGACAGCTGCCGAGTTTACACGATCGAGATTCCGATGAGACACAGAAGACGTTCGAAGAGGTGGACATTGCTGCTTTGTTGCAAGGAAATAACGCGAAACACAAGTTTCAGCTGAATCCGGCGCCAGTAAAGGTGAATCTTCCTACTAATCCTAGTCAGTATAAACCCATGAAGACTGTACCCAGCTCTAGCTCGTATAAAACAACTGCTTCAAGCATGAAAATTCCCAAGAATACCTACTCAGCTGGCAAACCTTTGAAGGTGGCGATTGAGAGTCTTCAGGAACAGCTGGGAGCCAGCGTCGACTTGACGGTTAAGGGTCCCAAAGCTACGGTGAAACCTGATTTGTCTGCCATCGATGTTGGACAATCGTACTTGCATGGACCGACCTACGAGCCGAATGTACCGTTGAAGAGTTCTTCCCACAACTTCGGGACTCCCTCGGTAGTGCAGATTCCTGCTCAGAAAGCGAAATTACACTTCAATCAACAGACGTACCACGACATCAACTCGTTGACGAACGTTAAGGAATCGCAAAACCTAAAGCAGTCTTCTCCGTACTCGTCAATCAAGGGTGGAACGGCCAACGTGGGAGCTTCGATTAGCTTCGGTGGGGGAAAGGGTCACGACGATGATCACAAGCTGGGGCCAGAGGCTATGGACGCACCGATTCAAATCATCAACGGAATCCCGGTGACAAATCCGTACAACATTGACATTAATACATTAAG GTACATGTTGGGAGGTCTCGCTCAAGCGCAAGCTGAACAGCAGCAACAACCTTTGAAGTTGCAAGAACCGAGCCTCAAGATAAAGGGCTCCAACTGGCTGTCGCTTCCTACGATTGCTAGTCCGGCACAGATATTCTCGTCCAATATGCCGACCTTCCAACATCAGCCTTCCGAGGCTAGCAACTTCAAGTACAGCACCAACTTTGACAGCAGCAACTTCAAGATCAAGGCTCCGTCAAAGATCAAGGACTTCAAGATGAAACCGCTTCTGGGTGCGGACACTATCGGTAGCACTTCGATGAACTACGCGTCCTGGGGTGAACCGATCCGGCAGAATCGACAGGTTGTCCCACAGCAGCCCCACCATCATCAGCAatcacaacaacagcagcagcagcaacaacaacagatcCAACATTCCCATCAATCACAGACCCGACCCAACCGGGAGTTCAATCCGGAAGCGTTCCTGCAGTACCCGCACGGACACTTTATCAGCCCGGTAATGAAGAAGAAGAACGCTCCCGTGGAGAACCGAAAGATTCCAGCCAGCAAACCGGCACCGCTGAACAGGCCCAAATCGGCAACCAGCTTGGACACGAATCTGCGGCCGCCGCCCCCGGGATAA